In a single window of the bacterium genome:
- a CDS encoding copper amine oxidase N-terminal domain-containing protein, with the protein MRSRFGVRLLAGALIAAAAGAVIAAQAQTPAPSVRVLVDGRPVAFDVPPVMVSGRVLVPLRGVFERLGAVVTWDPVTQTVLAARGDTTMSLRVGSPAASVNGQPTTMDVPAILVGGRTMVPLRFVSQALGASVGWDPATTTVQIGSQAATPVQPLPPSQNYPAAQPPAAPAPTSATVNGTVVSVNASAAPGQIMVQSGNAVYTYAVAPTTSIIRINAADNTGGSAALADIRPGDFVEVTVDQNGVAQSVRASFKQVTGKVLATTSSGVVVLENGDSYHLSAFAVATRAGASVAPATVHAGDMVTLRVNPHTNEVWQITIQ; encoded by the coding sequence ATGAGGAGTCGCTTCGGCGTCCGGCTCCTGGCCGGAGCCTTGATTGCCGCGGCCGCGGGCGCGGTGATCGCCGCGCAGGCCCAGACCCCGGCTCCGTCCGTGCGGGTGCTGGTGGACGGTCGGCCCGTGGCCTTCGACGTTCCTCCGGTCATGGTGTCGGGGCGGGTATTGGTGCCGCTCCGGGGCGTCTTCGAGCGGCTCGGGGCAGTCGTGACGTGGGATCCTGTAACGCAGACCGTCCTCGCCGCACGGGGGGACACGACAATGTCACTGCGCGTCGGTAGTCCCGCGGCCAGCGTGAACGGGCAGCCGACCACGATGGATGTGCCGGCGATTCTCGTCGGCGGCCGGACCATGGTGCCCCTGCGGTTTGTCAGCCAGGCGCTCGGGGCATCGGTCGGGTGGGATCCGGCCACGACGACGGTGCAGATCGGCAGCCAGGCGGCCACGCCGGTCCAGCCGCTGCCGCCGTCCCAGAATTATCCGGCCGCGCAGCCGCCGGCCGCGCCGGCGCCCACGTCCGCGACCGTGAACGGAACCGTGGTCAGCGTGAACGCCTCGGCCGCGCCGGGCCAGATCATGGTGCAGAGTGGAAATGCCGTCTATACCTATGCCGTGGCTCCGACGACGTCGATCATCCGTATCAACGCGGCCGACAACACGGGCGGCTCGGCGGCGCTCGCCGACATCAGGCCCGGCGATTTCGTCGAGGTGACCGTGGATCAGAACGGGGTCGCGCAGTCGGTCCGCGCGTCGTTCAAACAGGTGACGGGGAAAGTGCTCGCCACGACCAGCTCCGGCGTGGTGGTGCTGGAGAACGGCGATTCCTACCATTTGAGCGCGTTCGCGGTCGCGACGCGGGCGGGGGCTTCCGTGGCTCCCGCCACCGTCCATGCGGGCGACATGGTCACCCTGCGGGTGAACCCGCACACCAACGAAGTGTGGCAGATCACGATCCAGTAG